The genomic region CCTGCAACCCATCAACTACTATAATAAAAATTTTACTGGTCACATCCGGCCCATTATTTTTATTGGCCTTTTCCGTTGATGCCGGTTCAGCCAAAGCCATCGCTGCACCGGAAATACATATGAACAGGGCAATTAAAAAACATAAGAACTTGCGTCGCACCATAAACTTACGACCCCCTCCGGGTTTGCAGTTTTAGTTATATATATAGGGGTTTTGTCCATCTTATGACCAGTTTTTTCCTAAATTTCCTGGTAAGTTAAATCTTAGGTATGTAGCAAAAGAATAAATTTTAATTTTTTTGTCCAAAATATTAATACTCCGCTTTGGTGAGTTCTTTCTCTCCCCGTCCAGCAACGATGCTGGACATTTTTTATTTGTCTTTAATTTTCTATTGCCAAGAACTAAATTATCTGTTAAAATATCATTCGTCAGTAAATCGGGGTGTGGCGCAGCTTGGTAGCGCACCTGCCTTGGGAGCAGGGGGTCGCACGTTCGAATCGTGTCACCCCGACCAATGCTAAAACCCGTCAAGCCATGAAATATCTGGGCTGACGGTTTTTTTGTTGCTATTTTTAACGCCCGGTTACTTTTGGTTTAGTTATAATCCATCTCAGAATTAGCTAAATTTTTTTATGATACTGCCCAATGCATCGGTAAAGTTAATACTTGTATTATAAATTGCCTGTTTTATACCCGGAGTATCTAACGTTCCAATGAGTTTATCCAGACCTTATTGTCCAGCACGTCCAGGACATTTCTAAAGGCATAGATGTTCTCAATGTGGTCCCTGAGCGGTTTTACTAGATCATTGTTTTACTAGATCATTATAGTTTTCCCCGTTGATAATGGACCGGGCAGCCATAATACCGCTAATTAGTGCCTCTACGGATCCTGAACCCATCAGACGATCTGTTAAACCACCGGCACGACCTGCCAGAAGGACATTTCCCACCTTAAATTTTTTAACCCTTCCACTGAGGCTGGTCTTATGTAATATCTCCAAATGATGTAGTTTCTCCGTTTTGGTAAATTAACCCGTGACGCATGGCTAAAAAGTGAATAATAAATTCCTTTAAAAATAAAACTTGCTTTTTATACTGCTGGTAGTTGATAATCAGTTCATTGAAAAAC from Desulfotomaculum nigrificans DSM 574 harbors:
- a CDS encoding NAD(P)/FAD-dependent oxidoreductase, producing MEILHKTSLSGRVKKFKVGNVLLAGRAGGLTDRLMGSGSVEALISGIMAARSIINGENYNDLVKQ